The following coding sequences lie in one Aquabacterium olei genomic window:
- a CDS encoding general secretion pathway protein GspB, whose product MSYILDALKKADAERERGQGRAPGLHARPAPMVDDPAEPATRSLGVAVWVIAGLLGALVVVLGWRLWAPAEAPEPAQASAVVPAAPAPRAEPQPAPVKPVAPAAPVIEPFAPPPPPQPRADAARSTEAPALRTAEPTPSITASRNAAPTPPAASGASITEARPVAKPAATASRPSDVPALYTPQTLPEAVRRDLPAIAVSGAMYSETPAQRMLIINSQVFREGDQPQPELVLEEIRLKSAVFRFRGHRVLIAY is encoded by the coding sequence ATGTCCTACATCCTGGATGCCCTGAAGAAGGCCGATGCCGAGCGGGAACGCGGGCAGGGCCGAGCGCCGGGGCTGCACGCGCGCCCCGCGCCCATGGTCGATGACCCGGCCGAGCCCGCGACGCGCTCGCTCGGCGTGGCGGTCTGGGTCATCGCGGGCCTGCTGGGCGCCTTGGTCGTCGTGCTGGGCTGGCGGCTGTGGGCGCCCGCCGAGGCACCTGAGCCCGCGCAGGCCAGCGCTGTCGTGCCGGCTGCGCCGGCGCCGCGGGCCGAGCCGCAGCCTGCACCCGTGAAGCCGGTGGCCCCTGCCGCCCCCGTGATCGAGCCCTTTGCGCCGCCGCCGCCGCCCCAGCCCCGGGCGGACGCCGCGCGCTCCACCGAGGCGCCCGCGCTCCGCACCGCCGAGCCGACACCGAGCATCACCGCATCGCGGAACGCCGCGCCGACGCCACCGGCTGCCTCGGGCGCTTCGATTACCGAGGCCCGGCCTGTGGCCAAGCCCGCTGCCACCGCCTCCCGCCCGTCGGACGTTCCGGCGCTGTACACCCCGCAGACCCTGCCGGAAGCCGTGCGTCGCGATCTGCCCGCGATTGCCGTCAGCGGCGCGATGTACTCGGAGACACCGGCCCAGCGCATGCTGATCATCAACAGCCAGGTGTTTCGCGAGGGCGACCAGCCGCAGCCCGAGCTCGTGCTGGAAGAGATCCGGTTGAAGTCGGCGGTCTTCCGCTTCCGCGGCC